One window from the genome of Pseudoliparis swirei isolate HS2019 ecotype Mariana Trench chromosome 24, NWPU_hadal_v1, whole genome shotgun sequence encodes:
- the c24h19orf67 gene encoding UPF0575 protein C19orf67 homolog, protein MTDFEVQLELQLPSDDSPSGQRAPGVLQEDAGGDREAARMMEALQNTGHGEAEEPLSLLSAVALAPPCGDSVNCSTHCESCSCLGVRPRERSLLSMELQLQFLLSKADDLHDWLVNRRGHLDREALAAAVPSFLYTCQPYFNHLEASSAVSEHTHLPCDVYTRRVQLLEFSQQLCDRLEQLVLTYGSYNILCLDETKSNSVSHFCVGQSRHGPLRVTAFRYCKPTAYLAQADTGLYKRMRWNVERLRDERQTDAECEAGETDGDTEYYFLCYEDIPNAHADIPNAHADSQGVSHGSVVRMWSIGLWVQVTPITEDIYEWIMCEVPLADYHRLLYLGSEEPSSCCASDYLQQLLLSHQTPE, encoded by the exons ATGACGGATTTTGAAGTTCAGTTGGAGCTCCAGCTCCCCTCTGACGACTCTCCGTCGGGACAACGTGCGCCCGGGGTCCTGCAGGAAGACGCGGGCGGCGACAGAGAGGCAGCCCGCATGATGGAGGCTCTCCAGAACACCGGACACGGAG AGGCGGAGGAGCCGCTGTCGCTCTTGTCTGCCGTTGCTCTGGCGCCACCTTGCGGTGATAGCGTGAACTGCAGCACACACTGCGAGTCCTGCAGCTGTCTGGGGGTCAGACCGagggagaggagcctcctgtcCATGGAGCTGCAGCTCCAGTTCCTCCTGAGCAAAGCAGATGACTTGCACGACTGGCTCGTCAACAG gcGGGGTCACCTCGATAGAGAGGCTCTTGCTGCTGCAGTGCCAAGCTTCCTGTACACCTGTCAGCCTTACTTTAACCACCTGGAAGCCTCGAGCGCCGTGTCAGAGCACACCCATCTGCCTTGTGACGTCTACACAAGG cgTGTGCAGCTGTTGGAATTCTCTCAGCAGCTGTGTGACAGGTTGGAGCAACTGGTGTTGACCTACGGCAGCTATAATATCCTTTGTCTGGACGAGACCAAGTCTaacag TGTGTCTCACTTCTGCGTGGGTCAGAGTCGGCACGGCCCACTGAGGGTGACCGCCTTCCGCTACTGTAAGCCCACGGCGTACCTGGCCCAGGCCGACACCGGCCTCTACAAGCGCATGCGCTGGAACGTGGAGAGACTCCGTGACGAGCGGCAGACGGATGCCGAGTGTGAGGCGGGGGAGACGGACGGCGACACAGAGTA TTACTTCCTGTGCTACGAGGACATCCCCAACGCACACGCAGACATCCCCAATGCACACGCAGACAGCCAAGGCGTCTCTCACGGCAGCGTGGTGAGGATGTGGTCCATCGGCCTGTGGGTGCAGGTGACCCCCATCACAGAGGACATCTACGAATG GATCATGTGCGAGGTTCCTCTGGCCGACTATCACAGGCTGTTGTACCTGGGCAGCGAAGAGCCGTCGAGCTGCTGCGCTTCAGactacctgcagcagctgctgttgTCACACCAGACCCCGGAGTGA